In Deinococcus aerophilus, the following are encoded in one genomic region:
- a CDS encoding Abi family protein, translating to MRPLKLRLAGLRVGYPDPPIPMTHTPAPKPVSTDLAAIVVLLSPARLSTYPGADDASRLVSYAKNAKLSEALFPVLQHLEICLRNRWEVVLASRFGADWYDNPSLNRLLNNYGQLELRKGKDKLTKLGRSFSSGAIIAEQTFGFWTSLFGTNYEKVLWVPHARDLLPHALPSERDIKAIRIELKMIRDLRNRLAHHEPILMRHSLWSDYEVALKWLNWIAPEVEAWLKSSSVDRFPEVYKANRL from the coding sequence ATGAGACCTCTAAAACTGCGCCTAGCGGGCTTACGTGTGGGCTATCCTGACCCACCCATTCCCATGACTCATACACCCGCGCCTAAACCCGTTTCAACTGATCTCGCCGCTATTGTTGTTCTCCTATCTCCTGCTCGCCTGTCCACTTATCCAGGTGCTGACGATGCATCCCGACTGGTGAGCTATGCCAAGAATGCCAAGCTTAGCGAGGCTTTGTTTCCAGTCCTTCAGCATCTTGAAATATGTCTTCGCAATAGGTGGGAAGTTGTTTTGGCTAGTCGTTTTGGCGCAGATTGGTACGATAATCCTTCTTTAAATAGACTTTTGAATAATTATGGCCAATTGGAGCTTCGTAAAGGTAAAGATAAGCTTACGAAGCTGGGGCGCTCTTTTTCTTCGGGAGCTATTATAGCTGAACAGACCTTTGGCTTCTGGACTAGCTTGTTTGGAACTAACTATGAAAAAGTGCTATGGGTTCCTCACGCTCGTGATCTTTTGCCGCATGCACTCCCATCAGAAAGGGACATTAAGGCTATTAGGATTGAGCTAAAAATGATCCGTGACCTTCGTAACAGACTAGCCCATCATGAGCCAATTTTAATGCGTCATAGTCTATGGAGTGATTATGAAGTTGCTCTCAAGTGGCTTAATTGGATAGCGCCTGAAGTAGAAGCTTGGCTAAAAAGCTCAAGTGTTGACCGTTTTCCAGAAGTCTATAAAGCCAATCGGCTTTGA